The genomic interval CCTCGATCCTCTCGCACCGCTCCGCCGGCAACCCCCGCACCTGGAGGCAAATTGGGTTGATCCGCCGGCGGGGCTCGAGGGCGGCGAAAAGATCGGCTGGCTTGAGGGACTTCTCGCGAACGATGGGACCGGTTTCACGCTCAACAACGTCACCCAGCGCAGCGGTTCGTTCTTCGATGGTCCGCGTTTGGCGGTCTTCAACTTGTACCAAGGCCGTGAGGGCCGCGCCGGGCTCGACGGGAAAGAAATCGAGTATTTCGTCTACGAGCTGAGGCGAGCGCTCACGCCCAACAAGGCGGGTCGTTACCAGCTTGGCCCGGCGGTCGTCAAGGGAACGTTCGTGGATGGAAACGCGGGGAGCCGTTACAGTGCTCGTCGGCTGGTCGCCGTGGCACCCGCCGTCACCGTGGAAGTGCGAGAAGTCCCGACACCCAGGCCGCCCACGTTCTGCGGCGGGATCGGCAATTATCACGTCTCCGCGTCCGCGCATCCGACCACCCTGCGAGTGGGAGACCCGCTCACGCTCTCGCTCGATATCCAGCGCGGCGACGGCAGCGGTTCGCTGGACATCATCTCGGCGCCCGACCTCACCGCGAACCGGCAGCTCGCCGCGAATTTCGACATCCTCGACAAGGACCCGACCGGACGGACCAAGGGAGACATGAAGCGGTTCGCTTATGCCATGCGACCGAGCCGTGCCGGAGTTGAAATCCCCCCGCTTACCGTCACGGTGTTCGATCCGGAAACGGAGAGTTTTTCGGAGATCACGACCCAACCCATTTCGCTCGAAGTTTCGGAAGCCGGCCACGTCGACGCCGGCGACCTGGTCGGGAACCTGACCGACTCCGGGAAACAGGAGATCAAGTCGCGCGAGGAGGGGATTTTCCAGAACGTCACCGATCCTTCGGAACTGGCCGATCAGCGCGTCGACATTCCGGCGTTGGCCGGCGTGGCGGCGGGCACGTGGTGCGTGGTGGGTTGCTTGATCGTCGCCGTGAACATGCACCGTCGAAAGTCGGCCGACGCGGGCTGGCGCCGCAAGCAGCAGGCGCGCCCCGCCGCGGTCCAGAAAATGGCCGAGGCGCGACGGGCCCTCGCCGATGGACGGCCCGAACTCGCGCTGCGCGCCACACGGACCGCGGTGGTCGGTTTGATCGCCGATTCGCGGAACATCGTCGCCGAAGGGCTCACGGCCTCGGAAGCGGACGCGGCCCTGGCCGAAACCGCGGTAACTTTCGACGAACGGGCCGAGGTGCTGCGATTGTTGGAATCGATCGAGGCGGCGGAATACGGCTTGGGTAGCGCCGCCGGGGTCTCGGCCATGATCGAAAGGGCCGAGCAGCTTATCCCCCGGTTGGCGCGCCAGTTGGATCGAGAGCGCTGAAGGATGATGAAATCAGTCCCGATACTCATCCTGCTGGTTGCAGTGCCGCAGGCCTATGCTTCCGACGTCGAGCCGGGCGCGCGGCAGCGCACGTTCGTCAGGGCGCTGGAATCGTTCGATGCGGCGAAGACGCCGGCCGATTACCGGGAGTCGGCGGCGATCCTGGAATCGCTGCTCACCGACGGCTATCGAAATGGGGCCGTCTACTACAACCTGGGTAACGCCTACTTCCGTGCGGGCGAATATGGGCGGGCGATCGCGGCCTATCGCAAGGCCCTGCCGTACCGTCCGCGAGATCCTTACCTGCAAGCAAATTTGCGCCAGGCGCTCGCGGTCGCCCCAGGACGCTTGCCCGAACCGCCGCCGCCGTGGTGGACGCACGTCTTGTTTTGGAGTGGATGGATGTCATTCCCGGGCAAGGTTTACGCGGCTTTGGCGGGCTACCTGCTGGCCGCCCTGCTGGCGGCCGGGGCCCTGATCGCGCGCCGGCCGCGTGTAAATTGGCTGAGCGCGGCGCTGGTCGTGGTTGCCGTCGTGCTGAGCGTCGAAGCCGGATTGACCCATGCCAAGATGGTCAAAACGCGCCGCGCCGTGGTCACCGGCGAAACGACGGCGCGCAAGGGAATCGGCAAAGATTACGAGCCGGCCTTCGATCAGCCGCTCAAGGACGGCGCCGAGTTCACAATCGTCGCGGAGAACGGCAACTGGGTGCTGGGCCATTTCGAAGGGATCGGCACCGGCTGGCTGCGACGAGAGTATGTCGCCGAGTAAGTGCTTCCTCGTCAGAGGTTAGGGGCCAAACACACAGATACCCAACTGAATAGCCTGTCGCGGCCAGGACGTCGCGTTAAGGCGACTCGGTTCCTACGTCGAACCAACCGGTGGCGGCGGCTCTTGCCGTTCGATGTCGGTCCGCGGGGCAATGCGTACCCGCGCTCGGCATGCGAGGCCGCCGCAGCCCAGATCCCGCGGC from Pirellulales bacterium carries:
- a CDS encoding BatD family protein; the protein is MRRTDLGKKRNTIRQTVLSAGLALGLLTSQAPAAEVPEIAVEASAGEIYIGESVEYNVEIKNSQNPARPDMSALTDDFDVVAEGDESRNQSSTFIYNGRVTRQDSFSHVYRFRLTPKRSGELTIPAPSVTIGGQTISGRPRALRVIAPEEQELVVPEISLDRSRVYPTQPFEVTLRVLVQPLPDEPDLDPLAPLRRQPPHLEANWVDPPAGLEGGEKIGWLEGLLANDGTGFTLNNVTQRSGSFFDGPRLAVFNLYQGREGRAGLDGKEIEYFVYELRRALTPNKAGRYQLGPAVVKGTFVDGNAGSRYSARRLVAVAPAVTVEVREVPTPRPPTFCGGIGNYHVSASAHPTTLRVGDPLTLSLDIQRGDGSGSLDIISAPDLTANRQLAANFDILDKDPTGRTKGDMKRFAYAMRPSRAGVEIPPLTVTVFDPETESFSEITTQPISLEVSEAGHVDAGDLVGNLTDSGKQEIKSREEGIFQNVTDPSELADQRVDIPALAGVAAGTWCVVGCLIVAVNMHRRKSADAGWRRKQQARPAAVQKMAEARRALADGRPELALRATRTAVVGLIADSRNIVAEGLTASEADAALAETAVTFDERAEVLRLLESIEAAEYGLGSAAGVSAMIERAEQLIPRLARQLDRER
- a CDS encoding tetratricopeptide repeat protein; the protein is MMKSVPILILLVAVPQAYASDVEPGARQRTFVRALESFDAAKTPADYRESAAILESLLTDGYRNGAVYYNLGNAYFRAGEYGRAIAAYRKALPYRPRDPYLQANLRQALAVAPGRLPEPPPPWWTHVLFWSGWMSFPGKVYAALAGYLLAALLAAGALIARRPRVNWLSAALVVVAVVLSVEAGLTHAKMVKTRRAVVTGETTARKGIGKDYEPAFDQPLKDGAEFTIVAENGNWVLGHFEGIGTGWLRREYVAE